The following are encoded in a window of Chitinophagaceae bacterium genomic DNA:
- a CDS encoding PLP-dependent transferase, with product MDLSYILNEFAEERENYFNAVSPPIMQTSNFVFNTVDEMRKAFADEYSVFLYSRGKNPTTEILRKKLAALDGAEDCLVFSSGAAAIFAAVFANVKSGDHIVSVNKPYTWAQKMFDTILPRFGVTTTYIDGREIENFERAILPNTRVIYLESPNSWDYALQDLEAVAELARSENIITIIDNSYCTPLYQKPIEMGIDLSLQTATKYISGHSDTLGGVLCGCKKMMERIFNSEFMTVGSGISPFNAWLLIRGLRTLPARLDRITATTHKVVSYLKQHPKVESLLFPLDETFPQYGLAKKQMNGACGLLTFIIKAGNIGQVEKFCESLQHIFMAVSWGGHESLIIPKCSSLQPHEFDAANPEHRMLRLYVGLEEPGYLIKDLEQSFEKM from the coding sequence ATGGACCTCTCTTATATACTGAATGAGTTTGCCGAAGAACGGGAGAACTATTTCAATGCTGTTTCTCCGCCCATCATGCAAACCAGCAATTTTGTTTTCAATACGGTGGATGAAATGCGCAAGGCTTTTGCAGATGAGTATTCCGTCTTCCTGTACAGCCGGGGTAAAAATCCCACCACGGAGATCCTGCGGAAAAAGCTGGCAGCCCTTGATGGCGCAGAAGATTGCCTGGTGTTCAGCAGTGGTGCTGCTGCCATCTTTGCTGCTGTTTTTGCCAATGTAAAGAGCGGCGATCATATCGTATCGGTAAACAAGCCTTATACCTGGGCGCAAAAAATGTTCGATACCATCCTGCCCAGGTTCGGCGTTACCACCACCTATATCGACGGAAGGGAAATTGAGAACTTTGAAAGGGCCATCCTTCCCAATACCAGGGTCATTTATTTAGAAAGCCCCAACAGCTGGGACTATGCCCTGCAAGACCTGGAAGCGGTTGCTGAACTGGCCAGGTCAGAGAACATCATCACCATCATTGATAACAGTTACTGTACCCCCCTGTACCAGAAACCCATTGAAATGGGCATTGACCTTTCGCTGCAGACAGCCACCAAGTACATCAGTGGCCACAGTGATACACTGGGCGGCGTGTTATGCGGCTGCAAAAAAATGATGGAGCGGATCTTCAACAGTGAGTTCATGACCGTGGGCAGCGGTATTTCCCCCTTCAATGCCTGGCTGCTGATAAGAGGATTAAGAACATTGCCGGCCCGGCTCGACCGCATCACGGCAACAACCCATAAAGTGGTCAGCTATTTAAAACAACATCCGAAAGTTGAATCCCTGCTCTTTCCGCTCGATGAGACATTTCCGCAATACGGGCTGGCAAAAAAGCAGATGAACGGAGCATGCGGGTTACTGACATTTATCATCAAAGCTGGCAATATTGGCCAGGTAGAAAAATTCTGCGAAAGCCTGCAACATATTTTTATGGCTGTAAGCTGGGGAGGCCATGAAAGCCTTATCATACCCAAATGCTCTTCTCTTCAACCACATGAATTTGATGCTGCCAACCCTGAACACCGTATGCTGCGCCTATATGTTGGCCTGGAAGAACCAGGCTACCTCATCAAAGACCTGGAACAGTCTTTTGAAAAGATGTAA
- a CDS encoding TolC family protein, with protein sequence MCLCAGHCQYAAAKFNDFKIKAATKTSAAARGNLYPTLSAFGSLSGSNSSTNDITGYQNLLPHRIQNRLKGTILIMMFTPCRRTGAKIGYSRTDAFGNQFNRNFRQSLGLSLSVPIFNGYNTKAAYERSRINIRSLQLQKDLDNQTLKQNIYQAYNAAMVALQKYNAGRKSLETTERTYGFALKRYEVGLMSTFELITNQNNVFRAKLENALNQFDYVFKMKVLEFYKGQGLKL encoded by the coding sequence ATCTGTTTATGCGCTGGCCATTGCCAATATGCCGCAGCAAAATTCAATGATTTTAAGATAAAAGCCGCCACAAAAACATCGGCTGCTGCCCGGGGAAATTTGTACCCGACTTTATCTGCTTTTGGCAGTCTCAGTGGTTCTAACAGCAGCACCAATGATATAACCGGATATCAAAATTTATTGCCCCACCGGATTCAAAACAGATTAAAGGGAACAATCCTGATTATGATGTTTACTCCCTGCAGACGTACGGGAGCCAAAATTGGTTACTCAAGAACTGATGCGTTTGGTAACCAGTTTAATAGAAATTTCCGTCAATCGCTTGGCCTTAGCCTGAGTGTTCCCATCTTTAATGGATACAATACAAAAGCAGCATACGAAAGAAGCAGGATCAACATAAGAAGCCTGCAACTGCAGAAAGACCTCGACAACCAAACCCTGAAACAGAACATATACCAGGCTTACAATGCGGCCATGGTGGCGCTGCAGAAATATAATGCAGGCAGGAAGAGTTTGGAGACCACGGAACGTACCTATGGTTTTGCCCTGAAGCGTTACGAAGTGGGCCTGATGTCGACCTTTGAATTGATCACCAACCAGAATAATGTTTTCAGGGCCAAACTGGAAAATGCACTGAACCAGTTTGATTATGTGTTTAAAATGAAAGTGCTTGAATTTTATAAAGGCCAGGGGCTGAAACTATAG
- a CDS encoding efflux RND transporter periplasmic adaptor subunit — protein MSKSLKWILISVGILLVLMVVLSKAGVFGKDEGIKVTAEKAQKRTITEIVNASGKIYPEIEVKISPDISGEITELNVKEGDSVKKGQVLARIYADIYNIQRNQAASGVEQTQAQVANSQAAIDALKAQMEQAQKTYDRQKKLFDDKVISKSEFEVADANLKSSKANYNAALQGIRGGQASVQSARASLEKANKDLSRTAVIATMDGVVSLLNVKQGERVVGSNLMSGTEMLRIADMAKIEIRVDVGENDVPKVKLGDSALIDVDAYTDRKFKGIVTQIASSNNGAATQSALASTSSDVTQYKVYIRLLPESYKDLLGKGAFPFRPGMSANADIQTKTHVNVMSVPINAVTTRDKNDSLKTDKKKADEESSLKPASETDDDLEVVVFIIDKEGKVSKKKVKTDIQDINYIEITEGLKEGEEVVTGPYDVVSKTLKTGKKVKVVDKKELFEKK, from the coding sequence ATGAGCAAGTCGCTAAAATGGATATTGATAAGTGTGGGGATATTACTGGTGCTGATGGTGGTACTTTCCAAAGCCGGTGTTTTTGGTAAAGACGAAGGGATAAAGGTTACTGCAGAAAAGGCGCAGAAACGCACCATTACCGAAATCGTGAATGCCAGCGGAAAGATCTACCCGGAGATAGAAGTTAAGATAAGCCCCGACATCAGCGGTGAGATCACCGAACTGAATGTGAAGGAAGGTGATTCGGTAAAGAAAGGACAGGTGCTGGCCCGGATCTATGCCGACATATACAATATCCAGCGCAACCAGGCAGCCAGCGGCGTAGAACAAACGCAGGCACAGGTGGCGAATTCACAGGCAGCCATCGATGCCCTGAAAGCACAGATGGAGCAGGCACAGAAGACCTACGACAGGCAAAAGAAACTGTTTGATGATAAAGTGATCAGCAAAAGTGAATTTGAGGTAGCAGACGCCAATTTAAAAAGCAGCAAGGCGAATTATAATGCGGCCCTGCAGGGTATCCGTGGCGGGCAGGCAAGTGTGCAAAGCGCCCGGGCCAGCCTGGAGAAAGCAAACAAGGACCTGAGCCGGACAGCTGTGATCGCAACGATGGACGGCGTGGTGAGCCTGCTGAATGTAAAACAGGGAGAACGGGTTGTGGGAAGCAACCTGATGAGTGGTACCGAAATGCTGCGTATTGCAGATATGGCCAAGATCGAAATACGGGTTGATGTGGGAGAAAATGATGTGCCGAAAGTAAAGCTGGGCGACAGCGCCCTCATTGATGTAGATGCATATACCGACCGTAAGTTCAAAGGTATTGTTACACAGATCGCCAGCAGCAATAACGGTGCGGCCACCCAAAGTGCATTGGCAAGCACTTCTTCGGATGTTACCCAGTACAAGGTTTATATCCGCCTGTTGCCGGAAAGTTATAAAGATCTTTTAGGCAAAGGGGCATTTCCTTTCCGCCCCGGCATGAGCGCCAATGCCGATATCCAGACCAAAACGCATGTCAATGTAATGAGTGTTCCCATCAACGCGGTAACTACAAGGGACAAGAACGACAGCCTGAAAACAGATAAGAAAAAAGCTGATGAGGAATCCAGCCTGAAGCCGGCATCCGAAACCGACGACGACCTGGAAGTGGTGGTCTTCATCATTGACAAAGAGGGAAAGGTGAGCAAGAAGAAAGTGAAGACCGATATACAGGACATCAACTACATCGAAATAACGGAAGGCCTGAAAGAAGGCGAAGAAGTGGTTACTGGGCCATATGATGTAGTGAGCAAGACATTAAAAACAGGCAAAAAAGTGAAAGTGGTGGATAAGAAGGAATTGTTTGAGAAAAAATAA
- a CDS encoding NTP transferase domain-containing protein, giving the protein MNISKAMIFSAGLGTRFKPWTDKHPKALALVNGKSLLQRNIEYLQKYGITNVVVNVHHFAGQIIEAVKKNKGWGSHVVISDESDEVLETGGGLVKARALLEGDEPFITLNVDILTDLDINDLLAFHQQHKPLISFGVTSRQTSRYFLFDENNRLCGWRNIKTNEEIISVNRPGLVQKAYSCVVVFQPEVFGLIKQTGKFSLTETYLDLAKDNLILGYDHSGDKLVDVGKPESVAVAEKLFP; this is encoded by the coding sequence ATGAACATTTCAAAAGCCATGATCTTCTCCGCCGGCCTCGGCACCCGCTTCAAGCCATGGACGGATAAACATCCCAAGGCACTGGCATTGGTGAACGGCAAATCCCTGCTGCAACGTAATATTGAATATCTGCAGAAGTACGGGATCACAAATGTGGTGGTGAATGTTCATCATTTTGCCGGTCAGATCATTGAGGCGGTGAAAAAAAATAAAGGATGGGGCAGTCATGTTGTGATCAGCGATGAAAGCGATGAAGTGCTGGAAACAGGCGGTGGTTTAGTAAAGGCCAGGGCCCTGCTGGAAGGAGACGAACCCTTTATTACGCTGAATGTAGATATCCTTACCGACCTGGACATAAATGACCTGCTTGCATTTCACCAGCAGCATAAACCGCTGATCTCGTTTGGGGTAACCAGCCGGCAAACGTCCCGGTATTTTTTGTTTGACGAAAACAACCGCTTGTGCGGGTGGAGGAACATAAAGACCAATGAAGAGATCATTTCTGTGAACAGGCCCGGCCTGGTTCAGAAAGCATATAGTTGTGTAGTGGTATTTCAACCGGAAGTATTTGGCTTGATAAAACAAACGGGCAAATTCTCGCTCACCGAGACCTATCTCGACCTGGCAAAGGATAACCTCATCCTTGGTTATGACCACAGCGGGGATAAGCTGGTTGATGTTGGTAAGCCGGAAAGCGTTGCGGTTGCTGAAAAATTATTTCCATAA
- a CDS encoding four helix bundle protein, with the protein MAFRFEELKVWQIGLRLSNEIDILTKKFPKEELYSLCSQMKRAADSVVLNIAEGSTGQSKAEFKRFLGIALRSAIEVVSCLFISQSRKYIDDADFKKYYDEYDVLCRMITKLRSSI; encoded by the coding sequence ATGGCATTTAGGTTTGAAGAACTTAAAGTCTGGCAAATTGGACTGCGCCTGAGTAATGAAATTGATATTTTGACAAAGAAGTTTCCAAAGGAAGAATTATATAGTCTATGTTCCCAGATGAAAAGAGCGGCTGATTCTGTAGTTTTAAATATTGCTGAGGGCAGCACCGGTCAGTCAAAAGCAGAATTTAAACGTTTCCTTGGAATTGCCTTACGGTCTGCCATTGAGGTGGTGTCTTGCCTTTTTATTTCGCAATCAAGAAAATATATTGATGATGCAGATTTTAAAAAGTACTATGATGAATATGATGTATTATGCAGGATGATCACAAAACTGCGATCTTCTATTTAA
- a CDS encoding phosphotransferase, producing MQAVKEDIEKLFQQFSKDPITAIDKLPQAGSERHYFRIYTAEKTFIATYGLNLKENESFIYFSAHFKKKGLAVPEIFCINRDKNIYIQEDFGDVSLLNRLEAEGFTDEVYALYKKSLSQLVLLQVKGHEELNYKKCLTNSAFGKQAILADLLYFKYYFLDALRRPYDKQKLLEDFEALSNYLSHTEYKYFMFRDFQSRNIMVTADGGVHFIDYQGGMKGAPQYDVASLLWQARANLPDEWKQGLLEHYMNEFEKVTGESIDRDTFRSQYNGYVLIRLLQVLGAYGFRGLFERKAQFLTSIPLALSNLKWFFNNQTMGIAVPEFKKVLEICVSNEVIDAFTPVQATAETPLIVTINSFSYKKGIPPDASENGGGYVFDMRGILNPGRIDVYKTQSGLDKAVKDFLEQQTDMPVFLNAVFSIIDISVTDYIKRGFSSLMINFGCTGGQHRSVFAAEALARHLRNKFKVKINLNHTNKENWVVKEGS from the coding sequence ATGCAGGCAGTAAAAGAAGACATAGAAAAACTTTTTCAACAATTCAGCAAGGATCCCATCACCGCTATTGATAAACTTCCCCAGGCGGGAAGTGAACGGCATTATTTCCGAATTTATACAGCGGAAAAAACCTTTATTGCCACCTATGGCCTTAACCTGAAGGAAAATGAAAGCTTCATTTATTTCTCCGCTCATTTTAAGAAGAAGGGGTTGGCGGTACCTGAAATATTCTGCATCAACAGGGATAAGAATATTTATATACAGGAAGATTTTGGCGATGTGTCGCTGCTGAACCGGCTGGAAGCGGAAGGCTTTACGGATGAAGTGTATGCGCTGTATAAAAAGAGTTTATCCCAACTGGTATTGCTGCAGGTGAAGGGCCACGAAGAACTGAATTATAAAAAATGCCTTACCAACAGCGCTTTCGGCAAACAGGCCATCCTGGCCGACCTGTTGTATTTTAAATACTACTTCCTGGATGCACTGCGCAGGCCTTATGACAAACAAAAACTGCTGGAAGATTTTGAGGCGCTGAGTAATTACCTGTCGCATACCGAGTATAAATATTTTATGTTCCGTGATTTCCAGAGCAGGAACATCATGGTAACAGCAGACGGGGGCGTGCATTTTATCGATTACCAGGGCGGCATGAAAGGGGCCCCGCAATACGATGTGGCTTCCTTACTCTGGCAGGCCCGGGCAAACCTGCCGGACGAATGGAAACAGGGACTGCTGGAACATTACATGAACGAGTTTGAAAAAGTTACCGGCGAAAGTATTGACCGGGATACATTCCGCAGCCAGTACAACGGCTATGTGCTCATCCGCCTGCTGCAGGTGCTGGGCGCTTATGGCTTCCGGGGCCTGTTTGAACGCAAGGCACAGTTCCTTACCAGCATACCACTGGCCCTGAGTAATTTGAAATGGTTCTTTAATAACCAGACCATGGGCATAGCGGTGCCGGAGTTCAAAAAAGTACTGGAAATATGTGTGAGCAATGAAGTGATCGATGCATTCACGCCAGTGCAGGCAACGGCAGAAACGCCGTTGATCGTTACCATCAACAGTTTTTCCTATAAAAAAGGGATCCCGCCGGATGCTTCTGAGAACGGCGGCGGTTATGTTTTTGACATGCGGGGCATTTTAAATCCCGGCAGGATCGACGTATATAAAACGCAGAGCGGGCTCGACAAGGCCGTAAAGGATTTCCTGGAACAGCAAACGGATATGCCGGTTTTCTTAAATGCCGTTTTCAGTATCATTGATATCTCGGTTACCGATTACATCAAGCGGGGCTTCAGCAGCCTGATGATCAACTTTGGCTGCACGGGCGGCCAGCACCGCAGCGTGTTTGCTGCCGAAGCACTCGCAAGGCATCTCCGGAACAAGTTCAAGGTAAAGATCAATTTAAATCATACTAATAAAGAGAACTGGGTTGTGAAAGAAGGTTCATAG
- a CDS encoding PA0069 family radical SAM protein, translated as MENKLKQDHYKVKATEQQEKTQYKTGRGAQINTKNRFLKNETTKEHIEAIDDWEETALQTQYIETHPKTIVNKVESPDVGMSYSMNPYAGCEHGCIYCYARNVHEYWGYSAGLDFEQKILVKKNAPQLLRKFLAHPKWDATPIMLSGNTDCYQPAEQTYRLTRGLLEVCNEFNQPVGILTKNSWILKDKDVLQEMGKKQIVSAMVSITSFNEDLRRTMEPRTTTAQQKLKVINELSSAGVRMGIMMGPMIPGLNEHEMQRIMKAAADNGATFTAYTFIRLNGAIKFLFHDWLYKNFPDRADKVWHLIEQSHDGKVNDTRWGTRMRGEGSIAQMVAQQYKKYGKLYKMNAEEWSLDRSKFRVPGGQGRLF; from the coding sequence ATGGAAAATAAACTGAAACAAGACCATTACAAAGTAAAGGCAACAGAACAACAGGAAAAAACTCAATACAAAACAGGTCGTGGCGCACAGATCAACACCAAAAACCGGTTTCTCAAAAATGAGACGACCAAAGAACACATAGAAGCCATTGACGACTGGGAAGAAACGGCCCTGCAAACACAATACATCGAAACACATCCCAAAACCATTGTGAATAAAGTGGAAAGCCCCGATGTGGGCATGAGCTACAGCATGAACCCCTATGCCGGTTGCGAACACGGATGCATTTACTGCTATGCCCGTAATGTGCACGAGTACTGGGGTTACAGCGCCGGGCTTGACTTTGAACAAAAGATACTGGTGAAAAAAAATGCACCGCAGCTGCTGCGTAAATTCCTGGCGCACCCGAAATGGGATGCCACCCCCATCATGTTAAGCGGCAATACCGATTGCTACCAGCCGGCAGAACAAACGTACCGGTTAACGAGGGGGTTACTGGAAGTATGCAACGAATTCAACCAGCCGGTGGGCATTCTCACCAAAAACAGCTGGATACTGAAGGACAAGGATGTATTGCAGGAAATGGGTAAAAAACAGATCGTATCCGCCATGGTATCCATCACCTCGTTCAATGAAGACCTGCGGCGCACCATGGAGCCACGTACCACTACTGCCCAACAGAAATTAAAGGTCATCAACGAACTCAGCAGCGCCGGCGTACGCATGGGCATCATGATGGGCCCGATGATACCGGGGCTGAATGAACACGAGATGCAGCGCATCATGAAAGCAGCAGCTGATAACGGGGCAACATTCACGGCATACACATTCATCCGCTTAAATGGCGCCATCAAATTTTTATTTCACGATTGGTTGTATAAGAACTTCCCCGACCGGGCTGATAAAGTATGGCACCTGATCGAACAAAGTCACGATGGAAAAGTAAATGACACCCGCTGGGGCACACGCATGCGGGGCGAGGGAAGCATTGCGCAGATGGTAGCGCAGCAGTATAAAAAATACGGCAAGCTGTATAAGATGAATGCAGAAGAATGGAGCCTGGACCGGAGTAAGTTCCGGGTGCCGGGCGGACAGGGGAGGTTGTTTTGA
- a CDS encoding 2'-5' RNA ligase family protein, protein MKSNSNNLPGYKVSEYKLVLEPHEELCQKIMHSRKNFSEKYKPEKPLYGKPFVTLVNFQQIEMLESRIIHRLKLIAMGYHPIKIELKDYGSFPSHTIYINITSKIPVQTLVKQVRTETQRLMKLNDENKPHFILEPHLTIARKLQPWQYEQGWLEYSHKHFTGRFIASGMLLLKRPVGELKYEIVQRFEFENLPVGTKQGELFI, encoded by the coding sequence ATGAAAAGCAATAGCAACAACTTACCGGGGTATAAAGTTTCTGAATACAAACTGGTACTGGAGCCGCATGAGGAATTATGCCAGAAGATCATGCACAGCAGGAAAAATTTCAGCGAAAAATACAAACCGGAAAAACCATTGTATGGGAAACCCTTTGTTACCCTGGTAAATTTTCAACAGATCGAGATGCTCGAGTCCAGGATCATCCACCGGCTGAAGCTCATCGCCATGGGATACCACCCCATCAAAATTGAACTGAAGGATTACGGCAGTTTTCCCAGCCATACCATCTATATAAATATCACCAGTAAAATACCGGTGCAGACTTTAGTAAAACAGGTACGGACGGAAACGCAACGGCTGATGAAACTGAATGATGAAAACAAGCCTCATTTTATCCTGGAACCTCATTTAACCATCGCCCGTAAACTCCAGCCCTGGCAATACGAACAGGGATGGCTGGAATACAGCCACAAGCATTTTACCGGCCGGTTCATTGCCTCAGGCATGTTACTGCTGAAACGCCCGGTTGGCGAATTGAAATATGAGATCGTACAGCGCTTTGAATTTGAGAACCTGCCGGTAGGTACAAAGCAGGGAGAATTGTTCATCTAG
- a CDS encoding SOS response-associated peptidase, which translates to MCFHYSLTKERTELEIQLGVTWDDDWQPVHYVNGFSFPQMPVITQQEPGKIKLFHWGLIPHWVKTKADADKLRAQTLNARAETLFEKPSFRSYITNSRCLVVTDGFFEWMDFQKKKYPHYIYMRSKTAFCFAGIYSSWTDKETGEHLDTFSIITTDANPMLARIHNSKQRMPVIIAPAQYKQWLKPGLPKEKIMSLLKPYPDTGMQNHTISKRITSRTEDPNVPEVLEPFIYPELALAE; encoded by the coding sequence ATGTGTTTCCATTATTCCTTAACCAAAGAAAGAACTGAACTGGAGATCCAGTTAGGTGTAACATGGGATGATGACTGGCAGCCGGTGCACTATGTCAATGGTTTCAGTTTCCCGCAAATGCCCGTCATAACGCAACAGGAACCCGGCAAGATCAAGTTGTTCCATTGGGGTTTGATACCGCATTGGGTAAAGACAAAAGCCGATGCAGATAAACTAAGAGCCCAGACCTTAAATGCCCGTGCAGAGACCCTTTTTGAAAAACCTTCCTTCCGTTCTTATATAACCAACAGCCGGTGCCTGGTCGTTACCGACGGGTTTTTTGAATGGATGGACTTTCAAAAAAAGAAATACCCGCATTACATTTATATGAGGTCAAAGACCGCATTTTGTTTCGCAGGCATTTATTCATCCTGGACGGATAAAGAGACCGGCGAACACCTCGATACGTTCTCCATAATCACTACGGATGCCAACCCGATGCTGGCAAGGATCCACAACAGCAAACAACGGATGCCGGTGATCATTGCTCCCGCACAATACAAACAATGGCTAAAGCCCGGTCTGCCGAAGGAAAAGATCATGTCTTTGCTGAAACCCTACCCCGATACAGGGATGCAAAACCATACCATCAGCAAACGCATCACTTCCCGTACCGAAGACCCCAATGTACCCGAAGTGCTGGAACCCTTTATCTATCCAGAATTAGCCCTGGCTGAATAA
- the umuD gene encoding translesion error-prone DNA polymerase V autoproteolytic subunit, whose protein sequence is MEVEKFFAAGYRGSKEFKQLDVPTANATGFGAAADDYMERGIDLNEQIIRNKPATFFMKVTSNSMINAGIHHGDTVIVDRSLKPVSGKIVIAVLDGEMLIRRLERTLNRVRLVPETTKLAPIEISEYSDMTIWGVVTYVIHAT, encoded by the coding sequence ATGGAAGTAGAAAAATTTTTTGCCGCAGGCTATCGCGGCAGCAAGGAGTTCAAACAACTGGATGTACCCACGGCCAATGCCACGGGGTTTGGCGCCGCCGCGGATGATTACATGGAACGGGGCATCGACCTCAATGAACAGATCATCCGGAATAAACCCGCCACCTTTTTCATGAAGGTCACCAGCAACAGCATGATCAATGCCGGTATTCACCACGGCGATACCGTCATCGTTGACCGCTCGCTGAAACCCGTGAGCGGTAAGATCGTCATTGCCGTACTCGACGGAGAGATGCTGATCCGGCGGCTTGAAAGAACATTGAACCGGGTGCGGCTTGTTCCGGAAACAACAAAGCTTGCCCCGATCGAGATAAGTGAATACAGCGACATGACCATATGGGGCGTGGTCACTTATGTGATCCATGCCACCTGA
- a CDS encoding Y-family DNA polymerase, with protein sequence MKAIVDCNSFYAACERVFKPSLHGKPVVVLSNNDGCIVSRSDEAKALGIQMAGPYYQHKKEIEQNNVAVFSSNYHLYGDMSWRVMETLRILSPHVEVYSVDESFLDLTGIDENQLYEYSLFVKHTTELWTGIPVSIGVAPTKVLSKVANRLAKKDKAGTKGVMILQTPEQQMHALQKTQVEDIWGVGGAGAKKLHLYNINTAWDLRNMSEEWARKKLGGVVGVRLIKELRGEPCIEMKDPLETKKMIATTRMFGKPVYEVREIREAVATYITRAAEKLRRQGSAANTISVFVVTNDQGSSYEYKPSSRSAYTILPFASSLTHMLIAHALPLVDRLYSKGSRYLKAGVILSGIVPDDSVQANIFEQSLHPHEKKLMKMIDNVNFSMRNDVIKFAAAGTKRDWKMRQELRSPRYTTRWDELFEVH encoded by the coding sequence ATGAAAGCAATTGTGGACTGTAACAGTTTTTATGCCGCCTGTGAACGGGTATTCAAACCCTCCCTGCATGGAAAACCGGTGGTGGTATTAAGCAACAACGACGGCTGCATCGTATCAAGAAGCGATGAAGCAAAGGCCCTGGGCATACAGATGGCCGGGCCCTATTACCAGCATAAAAAAGAAATTGAACAGAACAACGTAGCGGTCTTTTCCAGCAACTATCATTTGTATGGCGACATGAGCTGGCGGGTGATGGAAACATTACGCATACTCTCGCCGCATGTGGAAGTATATTCTGTAGATGAATCCTTTCTTGATCTCACCGGCATCGATGAGAACCAGTTGTATGAATATTCGCTTTTCGTAAAACACACCACCGAACTGTGGACGGGCATCCCGGTCTCCATCGGTGTGGCCCCCACCAAGGTATTATCGAAAGTGGCCAACCGCCTGGCAAAAAAAGACAAGGCTGGAACAAAGGGCGTGATGATACTGCAAACACCCGAACAGCAGATGCATGCCTTGCAGAAGACCCAGGTGGAAGACATCTGGGGCGTGGGTGGCGCTGGCGCCAAAAAATTACACCTGTACAATATCAATACGGCCTGGGACCTGCGCAACATGAGCGAGGAATGGGCGAGGAAAAAACTTGGCGGGGTAGTGGGCGTACGGCTCATCAAGGAACTGCGGGGCGAACCATGCATTGAAATGAAGGATCCGCTGGAAACAAAGAAAATGATCGCCACCACCCGGATGTTCGGCAAACCGGTTTACGAGGTACGGGAGATCCGGGAAGCCGTTGCAACATATATTACCCGGGCGGCAGAAAAACTAAGGCGCCAGGGAAGCGCCGCCAATACCATCAGCGTTTTTGTTGTGACCAACGACCAGGGCAGCAGCTATGAATACAAGCCTTCCTCCCGCTCTGCCTATACCATCCTCCCCTTTGCCAGTTCGCTTACCCATATGCTCATTGCACATGCCCTGCCGCTGGTTGACAGGCTCTACAGCAAGGGAAGCAGGTACCTGAAGGCCGGCGTGATACTGAGCGGCATTGTACCCGATGATTCCGTGCAGGCTAATATATTTGAGCAATCGCTGCACCCCCATGAAAAGAAGCTGATGAAGATGATCGACAACGTGAATTTCAGTATGCGGAATGATGTGATAAAATTTGCTGCTGCCGGAACAAAGCGTGACTGGAAAATGCGGCAGGAACTGAGAAGTCCCAGGTATACCACACGTTGGGATGAATTATTTGAAGTGCACTAA